One genomic segment of Dissulfurirhabdus thermomarina includes these proteins:
- the grpE gene encoding nucleotide exchange factor GrpE, which yields MMEERREAPAGEAETAVSAADAGEEGPGEAEALREQLRACEERVLRLAAELDNFKKRVEREKAEHMRYALEAFAKELLPFLDNLERAVAAAKDSGETDEKLVEGLELALSGYLKTLERFGLKAYSCMGQRFDPNFHEALSVQECHDVEENTVVQELLKGYSLHERVIRPALVVVSKKPPEGSGQGEPSA from the coding sequence ATGATGGAAGAGCGCCGGGAGGCCCCCGCCGGTGAGGCGGAGACCGCGGTCTCCGCGGCCGATGCCGGAGAAGAGGGGCCGGGCGAGGCCGAGGCCCTCCGGGAACAGCTCCGGGCCTGCGAGGAGCGGGTCCTGCGCTTGGCGGCCGAGCTCGACAACTTCAAGAAGCGGGTCGAGCGGGAGAAGGCCGAGCACATGCGCTATGCCCTCGAGGCCTTTGCCAAGGAGCTCTTGCCCTTCCTCGACAACCTCGAGCGCGCCGTCGCCGCTGCCAAGGACTCCGGCGAGACGGACGAGAAGCTCGTGGAGGGCCTGGAACTCGCCCTCTCCGGGTACCTCAAGACCCTGGAGCGCTTCGGGCTCAAGGCCTACAGCTGCATGGGCCAGCGCTTCGATCCCAACTTCCACGAGGCCCTGAGCGTCCAGGAATGCCACGACGTGGAGGAGAATACCGTGGTCCAGGAGCTCCTCAAGGGCTACAGCCTCCACGAGCGGGTCATCCGGCCCGCCCTGGTGGTGGTCTCCAAGAAACCGCCCGAGGGGAGTGGACAAGGGGAGCCGAGTGCTTAA
- a CDS encoding twin-arginine translocase TatA/TatE family subunit produces MFGLGTQELLVILVIALFLFGGKKLPEIGAGLGRGLRSFKKGLQEIDEVDPRKDLGEVPGVSELKDLQKIVRK; encoded by the coding sequence ATGTTCGGACTCGGCACGCAGGAACTCCTGGTCATCCTCGTCATCGCCCTCTTCCTCTTCGGCGGGAAGAAGCTCCCCGAGATCGGCGCGGGGCTCGGCCGCGGCCTCCGTTCCTTCAAGAAGGGGCTCCAGGAGATCGACGAGGTGGACCCCCGGAAAGACCTCGGGGAGGTCCCGGGGGTCTCCGAGCTGAAGGACCTCCAGAAGATCGTCCGAAAGTAG
- a CDS encoding sugar phosphate nucleotidyltransferase, with protein sequence MQAMILAAGLGTRLRPLTLHTPKPLFPVLGKPLLLRLLETLEAAGAEIVAVNAHHLAHRIEAALAAWRPRFRARVELLVEREILGTGGGVGNALSRLDPGRPLLLVNGDVVTNLDFRRLWDRFAADRAHAVLVVHRRPPFDKLAVRDGRVLGFDAPGPGALAFTGISILFPPLLRRLRGGPGSLIAAFEAALRETPGAIRAARADLPGPGLHPPGGLVWEDIGTPAGYLAAHGRLLEADETRLFLPAGEPPPPADTRVEDWACLGRGVRIGRGVTLRRTVVWNYATVPEGSTLDQCIVTPRQTLCLTHADDDPDRQPRP encoded by the coding sequence ATGCAGGCCATGATCCTTGCCGCCGGCCTCGGCACGCGGCTCCGCCCCCTGACCCTCCACACCCCGAAGCCCCTCTTCCCGGTCCTCGGCAAACCGCTCCTCCTCCGGCTCCTGGAGACCCTCGAGGCGGCGGGCGCCGAGATCGTCGCGGTGAACGCCCACCACCTGGCCCACCGAATCGAGGCGGCCCTGGCGGCGTGGCGCCCGCGGTTCCGGGCCCGCGTGGAGCTCCTCGTGGAGCGGGAGATCCTCGGCACCGGCGGCGGGGTGGGAAACGCCCTCTCCCGGCTCGACCCGGGCCGCCCCCTCCTCCTGGTCAACGGCGACGTGGTGACCAACCTCGACTTCCGCCGCCTCTGGGACCGGTTCGCCGCGGACCGCGCCCACGCCGTCCTGGTGGTGCACCGGCGGCCGCCCTTCGACAAGCTGGCCGTCCGGGACGGCCGGGTCCTGGGGTTCGACGCCCCCGGGCCCGGGGCCCTGGCCTTCACCGGGATCTCGATCCTCTTCCCGCCGCTGCTCCGGCGCCTCCGGGGCGGGCCGGGTTCCCTGATCGCGGCCTTCGAGGCCGCCCTCCGGGAGACACCCGGTGCGATCCGGGCCGCCCGGGCCGACCTCCCCGGCCCGGGCCTCCATCCGCCCGGGGGCCTCGTCTGGGAAGACATCGGCACCCCGGCGGGGTATCTCGCCGCCCACGGCCGGCTCCTCGAGGCGGACGAGACGCGCCTCTTCCTGCCCGCGGGCGAGCCGCCACCGCCGGCGGACACCCGGGTGGAGGACTGGGCCTGCCTGGGCCGGGGCGTACGGATCGGCCGGGGGGTCACCCTGCGCCGCACCGTGGTCTGGAACTATGCAACCGTGCCCGAGGGGAGTACCCTTGACCAGTGCATCGTGACCCCCCGCCAGACGCTGTGCCTCACCCATGCGGATGACGACCCCGACCGCCAGCCCCGCCCATGA
- the ccsB gene encoding c-type cytochrome biogenesis protein CcsB, which yields MNLDSSFFLSLTTFVYLGAAVIYLFHWIFRVRQVGVVASLAALGGLLLQTAGIGLRWVESYQRGYGHAPLSNLYESLVFFAWVVILVYLVVERRTKNRVIGAFATPFAALAMAYASFSPQVEDAIQPLVPALKSNWLIAHVVTCFLGYAAFAVACGLGIMYLIRYFSDENPAGLVGTLPPLRTLDALMYQTLTFGFVWLSLGIITGAVWANEAWGSYWTWDPKETWSLITWFVYAVALHARFVRGWTGPRIAVLAIVGFAAVIFTYFGVNFLLSGLHSYGAQ from the coding sequence ATGAACCTCGACAGTTCCTTCTTCCTGAGTCTCACCACCTTCGTCTACCTCGGGGCGGCGGTGATCTATCTCTTCCACTGGATCTTCCGGGTCCGGCAGGTGGGGGTCGTCGCCTCCCTGGCGGCCCTGGGCGGGCTCCTCCTCCAGACGGCGGGCATCGGCCTCCGGTGGGTGGAGTCGTACCAGCGGGGCTACGGGCACGCCCCCCTCTCGAACCTCTACGAGTCGCTGGTCTTCTTCGCCTGGGTGGTGATACTCGTCTACCTCGTGGTGGAGCGGCGGACGAAGAACCGGGTGATCGGCGCCTTCGCCACCCCCTTCGCCGCCCTCGCCATGGCCTACGCCTCCTTCAGCCCCCAGGTGGAGGACGCCATCCAGCCCCTGGTGCCGGCCCTGAAGAGCAACTGGCTCATCGCCCACGTCGTGACCTGCTTCCTCGGCTATGCCGCCTTCGCCGTGGCCTGCGGCCTGGGCATCATGTACCTCATCCGGTACTTCTCGGACGAGAACCCCGCCGGGCTCGTGGGCACCCTCCCGCCGCTCCGGACCCTCGACGCCCTCATGTACCAGACCCTCACCTTCGGTTTCGTGTGGCTCAGCCTCGGCATCATCACCGGCGCGGTCTGGGCCAACGAGGCCTGGGGCAGCTACTGGACCTGGGACCCGAAGGAGACCTGGTCCCTCATCACCTGGTTCGTCTACGCCGTGGCGCTCCACGCCCGGTTCGTCCGGGGGTGGACGGGCCCGCGCATCGCGGTGCTCGCCATCGTGGGCTTCGCCGCGGTCATCTTCACCTACTTCGGCGTGAACTTCCTGCTCTCCGGCCTCCACAGCTACGGGGCGCAGTAG
- a CDS encoding twin-arginine translocase TatA/TatE family subunit, translated as MFGLGMPELIVIFLIVLVVFGAGKLPQIGEGLGKGIKNFKKSIKEEEAADKPEDRGELEDRKSSD; from the coding sequence ATGTTTGGGTTGGGAATGCCGGAGCTGATCGTCATCTTCCTCATCGTCCTCGTGGTCTTCGGGGCGGGGAAACTCCCCCAGATCGGCGAGGGCCTCGGGAAGGGCATCAAGAACTTCAAGAAATCCATCAAGGAGGAAGAAGCGGCGGACAAACCCGAGGACCGAGGCGAACTGGAAGACCGGAAGTCGTCCGACTGA
- the dnaK gene encoding molecular chaperone DnaK, translated as MSKVIGIDLGTTNSCVAVMEGGEPKVLTNAEGGRTTPSVVAFTDKGERLVGLLAKRQAVTNPERTLFAVKRLIGRKFDDPEVRKSREISPFKIVEGPNGDAYVEVEGKKYSPAEISAMILAKMKQTAEEYLGGPVKEAVITVPAYFNDSQRQATKDAGRIAGLDVLRIINEPTAAALAYGLDKKTEEKVAVFDLGGGTFDISILEIGDGVFEVKATNGDTFLGGEDFDLRIVDWLADEFKREHGVDLREDRMALQRLKEAAEKAKCELSTTAETEINLPFITADASGPKHLVTKLTRAKLEAMVEDLIERVVGPCRTALQDAGLTAADIDEVILVGGMTRMPRVQQKVKEIFGKEPHKGVNPDEVVAIGAAIQGAVLKGEVKDVLLLDVTPLSLGIETMGGVMTKLIEKNTTIPTRKSQIFTTAADNQNAVTIHVLQGEREMAADNKTIGRFELVGIPPAPRGVPQIEVTFDIDANGILQVSAKDLATGKEQSIRIQASSGLSDEEIQRMVKDAEAHAEEDRRRKELVEARNQADTLIYSTEKNLQELGERVDEATRSAITDKIAVLKKAMEGDDIQAIRLAQDDLMKAAHKVAETIYKEAAGQAASAGAAGGGAEAGASASGSDKGDDVVDADFEEVK; from the coding sequence ATGAGCAAAGTGATCGGCATCGACCTTGGCACCACCAATTCCTGCGTCGCCGTCATGGAGGGCGGCGAGCCCAAGGTCCTGACCAATGCCGAGGGCGGGCGGACCACGCCGTCCGTCGTGGCCTTCACCGACAAGGGGGAACGGCTGGTGGGCCTCCTGGCCAAGCGCCAGGCCGTCACCAACCCGGAGCGGACCCTCTTCGCCGTCAAACGCCTCATCGGCCGCAAGTTCGACGATCCCGAGGTGCGCAAGAGCCGCGAGATCTCGCCCTTCAAGATCGTCGAGGGACCCAACGGCGACGCCTACGTGGAGGTGGAGGGCAAGAAGTACAGCCCCGCCGAGATCTCCGCCATGATCCTCGCCAAGATGAAGCAGACGGCGGAGGAATACCTCGGCGGTCCCGTCAAGGAGGCGGTCATCACGGTGCCCGCCTACTTCAACGACAGCCAGCGCCAGGCCACCAAGGACGCCGGCCGCATCGCGGGGCTCGACGTCCTGCGCATCATCAACGAGCCCACGGCGGCCGCCCTGGCCTACGGGCTCGACAAGAAGACGGAAGAGAAGGTCGCGGTCTTCGACCTCGGCGGCGGCACCTTCGACATCTCCATCCTGGAGATCGGCGACGGCGTCTTCGAGGTGAAGGCCACCAACGGCGACACCTTCCTCGGCGGCGAGGACTTCGACCTCCGCATCGTGGACTGGCTCGCCGACGAGTTCAAGAGGGAACACGGGGTGGACCTCCGGGAAGACCGCATGGCCCTCCAGCGGCTCAAGGAGGCCGCCGAGAAGGCCAAGTGCGAGCTGTCCACCACGGCCGAGACGGAGATCAACCTCCCCTTCATCACCGCCGACGCCAGCGGGCCGAAGCACCTCGTCACCAAGCTCACCCGGGCCAAGCTCGAGGCCATGGTGGAGGACCTCATCGAGCGCGTCGTCGGGCCCTGCCGGACCGCCCTCCAGGATGCCGGTCTCACCGCCGCCGACATCGACGAGGTCATCCTGGTGGGCGGCATGACCCGGATGCCCCGCGTGCAGCAGAAGGTCAAGGAGATCTTCGGCAAGGAGCCCCACAAGGGCGTCAACCCCGACGAGGTGGTGGCGATAGGCGCGGCCATCCAGGGCGCGGTCCTCAAGGGTGAAGTGAAGGACGTGCTGCTCCTGGACGTGACCCCGCTCTCGCTGGGCATCGAGACCATGGGCGGCGTCATGACCAAGCTCATCGAGAAGAACACCACCATCCCCACCCGCAAGAGCCAGATCTTCACCACCGCCGCCGACAACCAGAACGCGGTGACCATCCACGTGCTCCAGGGCGAGCGCGAGATGGCGGCCGACAACAAGACCATCGGCCGGTTCGAGCTGGTGGGGATCCCGCCGGCCCCCCGCGGCGTCCCCCAGATCGAGGTCACCTTCGACATCGACGCCAACGGCATCCTCCAGGTCTCGGCCAAGGACCTCGCCACCGGCAAGGAGCAGTCCATCCGCATCCAGGCCTCCAGCGGCCTCAGCGACGAGGAGATCCAGCGGATGGTGAAGGACGCCGAGGCCCACGCCGAGGAGGACCGACGGCGCAAGGAGCTGGTGGAGGCCCGGAACCAGGCCGACACCCTCATCTACAGCACCGAGAAGAACCTCCAGGAGCTGGGCGAGCGGGTGGACGAGGCCACCCGGTCCGCCATCACCGACAAGATCGCCGTCCTCAAGAAGGCCATGGAGGGCGACGACATCCAGGCCATCCGCCTGGCCCAGGACGACCTCATGAAGGCGGCCCACAAGGTGGCCGAGACCATCTACAAGGAGGCCGCCGGCCAGGCCGCCTCGGCGGGCGCCGCCGGGGGCGGCGCGGAGGCCGGGGCGTCCGCCTCCGGCAGCGACAAGGGCGACGACGTGGTGGACGCCGACTTCGAGGAGGTGAAGTAG
- the resB gene encoding cytochrome c biogenesis protein ResB, translating into MESPTQPPPEPAKSLFDRIYDLFSSLRLAIFLLIALAVASIIGTLLPQGKDLAFYGEHFPRLLSLIRVLDLGDMYHSWWFLALMGLFALNLVTCTIRRLPVTLRLYRRDSLALDPDRLARMSLRHSWVLHGNPGGERAAACFRERAGRTRTAEIGGGTLHLVEHGRWTYWALYGLHASILVIFLGALVGWIWGFHGDLLLMEGDTADSITNRRGGAPIPLGFQVRCDDFDVSFYETGAPKEYRSDLTVIDGGREVLHRSVVVNRPLTYKGITFYQANYQAAPEAAVRIEAADGATKTLVVPAYQTVTWPEKGISLRLIQYMPNVHGGAAVRLLWADRDGPLQGPWLIKGRPTPLTSGDKEFSLSLIDLRQRFMTGLSVKKDPGVWIVWLGCTGLILGFVVVFWVGHRRLWLWVGPRDGKTVAVLAGQTNKNKTAFEDDFHRIVKAMDRCLEATP; encoded by the coding sequence ATGGAATCCCCGACCCAGCCCCCCCCCGAACCGGCCAAATCCCTCTTCGACCGCATCTACGACCTCTTTTCTTCCCTCCGCCTGGCCATCTTTCTCCTCATCGCCCTGGCCGTGGCCTCCATCATCGGCACCCTGCTGCCCCAGGGAAAGGACCTGGCCTTCTACGGGGAGCACTTTCCCCGGCTCTTGTCGCTGATCCGGGTCCTGGACCTGGGCGACATGTACCACTCCTGGTGGTTCCTCGCCCTCATGGGCCTCTTCGCCCTGAACCTGGTCACCTGCACCATCCGGCGCCTGCCCGTCACCCTCCGGCTCTACCGGCGTGACAGCCTCGCCCTCGACCCGGACCGCCTGGCCCGGATGTCGCTCCGCCACAGCTGGGTCCTCCACGGAAACCCCGGCGGAGAAAGGGCCGCCGCGTGCTTCCGTGAGCGGGCCGGCCGGACCCGCACGGCGGAGATCGGCGGGGGGACCCTCCACCTGGTGGAGCACGGACGCTGGACCTACTGGGCCCTCTACGGGCTCCACGCCAGCATCCTCGTCATCTTCCTCGGCGCCCTCGTCGGCTGGATATGGGGCTTCCACGGCGACCTCCTCCTCATGGAGGGCGACACCGCCGACTCCATCACGAACCGCCGCGGCGGGGCCCCCATCCCGCTCGGCTTCCAGGTGCGGTGCGACGACTTCGACGTCTCCTTCTACGAGACCGGCGCCCCCAAGGAATACCGGTCCGACCTCACGGTGATCGACGGCGGCCGGGAGGTCCTCCACCGATCCGTCGTGGTCAACAGGCCCCTCACCTACAAGGGCATCACCTTCTACCAGGCCAACTACCAGGCGGCCCCCGAGGCGGCCGTCCGGATCGAGGCCGCCGACGGCGCGACCAAGACCCTGGTCGTGCCCGCCTACCAGACCGTCACCTGGCCGGAGAAGGGGATCTCGCTCCGGCTCATCCAGTACATGCCCAACGTCCACGGCGGCGCCGCCGTCCGGCTCCTGTGGGCCGACCGGGACGGGCCGCTCCAGGGGCCCTGGCTCATCAAGGGGCGGCCGACCCCCCTCACCAGCGGTGACAAGGAATTCAGCCTGTCCCTGATCGATCTCCGCCAGCGGTTCATGACAGGCCTCTCGGTCAAGAAGGACCCGGGGGTCTGGATCGTCTGGCTCGGGTGCACGGGCCTCATCCTCGGCTTCGTGGTGGTCTTCTGGGTGGGCCACCGGCGCCTGTGGCTGTGGGTGGGGCCGAGGGACGGAAAGACCGTGGCCGTCCTGGCCGGGCAGACCAACAAGAACAAGACGGCCTTCGAAGACGACTTCCACCGGATCGTCAAGGCCATGGACCGCTGCCTGGAGGCTACCCCATGA
- the hrcA gene encoding heat-inducible transcriptional repressor HrcA codes for MTAGDGQALTERQARILRAVVQGYIETAEPVGSRTVARRSGLGLSPATIRNVMADLEDLGCLFQPHASAGRLPTEAGFRYYVEFLLEPEDLSWGDQVAIEKELLAVGEGLVPVLKRAARVLADVSGQAALVSVPRVTGEGVRHVEIFRVRPGLAMVVIVSASGVVRNRLVRLDHDLPEERLRGLADSINARLGELSLEEIRRRVRQEMEDERRELDALLDELVAAPLQAAAGGDVLVGGKLNLLDAPEFSTVDRIRRLLRAFEDKESLLAILDGCLEAKGVQVLIGAGPAAGLPGCAVVMTPYAVGHRTAGSLGVVGPVRMNYARMKALVEYTAAVLSHVAMET; via the coding sequence ATGACGGCAGGAGACGGACAGGCGCTGACGGAACGGCAGGCCAGGATCCTCCGGGCCGTGGTCCAGGGCTACATCGAGACGGCGGAACCCGTCGGGTCCCGGACCGTGGCCCGCCGGTCGGGCCTGGGCCTCAGCCCGGCCACCATCCGCAACGTCATGGCCGACCTCGAGGACCTCGGTTGTCTCTTCCAGCCCCACGCCTCCGCCGGGCGGCTGCCCACCGAGGCCGGGTTCCGCTATTACGTCGAGTTCCTCCTGGAGCCCGAGGATCTGTCCTGGGGCGACCAGGTGGCCATCGAGAAGGAACTCCTCGCCGTGGGCGAGGGCCTGGTGCCCGTCCTCAAGCGGGCCGCCCGGGTCCTGGCCGACGTCTCCGGGCAGGCGGCCCTGGTGAGCGTCCCCCGGGTCACCGGCGAGGGGGTGCGGCACGTGGAGATCTTCCGGGTCCGGCCGGGGCTCGCCATGGTGGTGATCGTCTCCGCCAGCGGTGTGGTCCGGAACCGGCTCGTCCGGCTCGACCACGACCTGCCCGAGGAGCGGCTCCGGGGCCTGGCCGATTCCATCAACGCCCGGCTCGGCGAGCTGAGCCTGGAGGAGATCCGCCGGCGGGTCCGGCAGGAGATGGAGGACGAGCGCCGCGAGCTGGACGCCCTCCTGGACGAGCTGGTGGCGGCGCCGCTCCAGGCCGCCGCCGGCGGCGACGTCCTCGTGGGCGGGAAGCTCAACCTCCTGGACGCCCCGGAGTTTTCCACCGTGGACCGGATCCGGCGTCTGCTGCGGGCCTTCGAGGACAAGGAATCGCTGCTGGCCATCCTGGACGGGTGCCTCGAGGCCAAGGGGGTCCAGGTGCTCATCGGGGCGGGGCCCGCCGCCGGGCTGCCCGGCTGCGCCGTGGTCATGACGCCCTACGCCGTCGGGCACCGGACGGCTGGGAGCCTCGGCGTGGTGGGGCCGGTGCGCATGAACTACGCCCGGATGAAGGCCCTCGTGGAATACACGGCGGCCGTGCTGAGTCACGTCGCCATGGAGACCTGA
- a CDS encoding aminoglycoside phosphotransferase family protein, with amino-acid sequence MTTPTASPAHDEPRRAPAPDGSDRRFARCDWHGRRAVVVDPAPGPAGRAEAESAFRIGRHLAARGVPVPEILAFDPATGRLVMEDLGDARLQDAALARLGAGDLDGLRALYRRALEVLAHQQVAGGRGFDPAWCHDTPAYDARLAREREAGYFLEAFVRGRCGLDPGPGLLAELDALAEGVRRHETTAYFLHRDFQSRNLMVQGDRLRVLDFQGGRLGPLAYDAAALLLDPYVEPPQDLWEPLLGDYLEALSALGVRVAEADFRREFARLALLRNLQVLGAFAFLSGVKGRPSFARHIPAALRRLIRLMEAYPPDPPCPALADLARRIMEREAAR; translated from the coding sequence ATGACGACCCCGACCGCCAGCCCCGCCCATGACGAACCGCGCCGCGCCCCGGCACCCGACGGGTCGGACCGGCGTTTTGCGCGGTGCGACTGGCACGGGCGGCGGGCGGTGGTGGTGGACCCGGCCCCCGGGCCGGCGGGCCGAGCCGAGGCGGAAAGCGCCTTCCGGATCGGCCGCCACCTCGCCGCGCGCGGGGTCCCGGTGCCGGAGATCCTCGCCTTCGATCCCGCCACCGGGCGGCTGGTGATGGAAGACCTCGGCGACGCCCGCCTCCAGGACGCGGCCCTCGCCCGCCTCGGGGCCGGCGACCTGGACGGCCTCCGGGCCCTCTACCGGCGGGCCCTCGAGGTGCTCGCCCACCAGCAAGTGGCGGGCGGGCGCGGCTTCGACCCGGCCTGGTGCCACGACACCCCGGCCTACGACGCCCGGCTCGCCCGGGAACGGGAGGCCGGCTACTTCCTGGAGGCCTTCGTGCGCGGAAGATGCGGCCTCGATCCCGGCCCCGGGCTGCTGGCGGAACTCGACGCCCTCGCCGAGGGCGTCCGGCGCCACGAGACCACCGCCTACTTCCTCCACCGCGACTTCCAGTCCCGGAACCTCATGGTGCAGGGAGACCGGCTCCGGGTCCTCGACTTCCAGGGCGGCCGCCTCGGCCCCCTCGCCTACGACGCCGCCGCCCTCCTGCTGGACCCCTACGTGGAGCCGCCCCAGGACCTCTGGGAGCCCCTGCTCGGCGACTACCTCGAGGCCCTGTCCGCCCTCGGCGTCCGGGTGGCCGAGGCCGACTTCCGCCGGGAGTTCGCCCGGCTCGCGCTCCTCCGCAACCTCCAGGTCCTCGGGGCCTTCGCCTTCCTCTCCGGCGTCAAGGGCCGGCCCTCCTTCGCCCGGCACATCCCGGCGGCCCTTCGCCGGCTCATCCGGCTCATGGAGGCGTACCCGCCGGATCCACCCTGCCCGGCGCTGGCCGACCTCGCCCGCCGGATCATGGAACGGGAGGCCGCCCGATGA